Proteins encoded in a region of the Hypanus sabinus isolate sHypSab1 chromosome 12, sHypSab1.hap1, whole genome shotgun sequence genome:
- the LOC132403223 gene encoding filamin-A-interacting protein 1-like isoform X4, producing MLVDERQIHIEQLGQQAQKVQELVHKLREEEQRVRSSDDRAREEAQKVFQLEAELEHKSAKSVQELDEMTAKLANQEAQNRQLRQKLSTLAHRFEELEEANKSLQKAEEELQELRDKIRQGECGNSSLMSEVESLRKQLLEMEGKDEEITKAEDQGRELKKKLQQEELHSSSLRLEVEKLQKRMVELEKLEGAFNKSKSESSQLHTSLDKEKALSRDLFNELEAVKARVKELESSEARLGKSEFNLKDDLTKLKSFTVMLVDQRRGVAEKLNQEEQKVNELNNKLKEEQSKTTEVTEKLIEESKKLLKLKSEMEEKVSSLLMEKEELVMKLKSEEQRSSELNHHLSLLKKRLDEDESDALRNRATPEAERLAEEAQPDSLKLRELTLEVEQLRGRLRQLEVVEGDLMKTEDEFDRLEQRYRSERDKADQLSQQLEEMRQQVRRSEQGEGGGAREAEARGRLRLEEARSRELAAEVGALKEKIHELMQKEDQLSQLQAEYTRLQRHCQREEDRNKDMGLEVVSLARELELSRRCSRALRPSADGRRMLEVPLASTAVQTDGAAAEQDDRNTTAVFIRQSVQEENHLMSHLRQGSLKRQPAVLERYPLATGEPGLRRSWVPWSKRREAGTGPGKPLLVSGKQGQPLHIRVTPEQCGSTATLEITSPAADDFFSSSAVIPTLGPHKPRITIIPVPKTSEGHFSPERPASPVTITTFSRPSSPPGRPHPRPASPDACQSPIQIVTVSTAPGPEPAQGPEPQELQVGRAVFRMSPDQQGASRRYGPKANIITTEDNKIHIHLGTQYKRPASGGCPEPGAPLITVRPLAVPADGKEGSGTVLRSPRHCTPPKGSPSKMTSSIIITPASTSPTRTTPALGAQEGSAPRPAPTRIPMSKGMKAGKPVVAAGGVTKYESRAESQSMRIELKKCPLSSSAPQAGGKG from the coding sequence ATGCTGGTGGACGAGCGGCAGATTCACATTGAGCAGCTCGGCCAACAAGCCCAGAAGGTGCAGGAGCTCGTGCACAAGCTCCGGGAGGAGGAACAGAGAGTCCGTAGCAGTGACGATAGAGCCAGGGAGGAGGCGCAGAAGGTATTCCAGCTTGAAGCAGAACTTGAGCACAAATCTGCCAAGTCCGTGCAAGAGCTCGACGAGATGACAGCTAAACTGGCGAACCAAGAGGCGCAGAACCGCCAACTACGGCAGAAGCTGTCGACTCTGGCCCATCGGTTCGAGGAGCTGGAGGAAGCCAACAAGAGCCTCCAGAAAGCAGAGGAAGAGCTGCAGGAGTTGCGGGACAAAATCAGGCAGGGGGAGTGCGGCAACTCCAGCCTCATGTCCGAGGTGGAGAGCCTGCGCAAGCAGCTGCTGGAGATGGAGGGGAAGGACGAGGAGATCACCAAGGCCGAGGATCAGGGCAGGGAGCTGAAGAAGAAACTGCAGCAAGAGGAGCTCCACAGCAGCAGCTTGAGGCTGGAGGTGGAAAAGCTCCAGAAGAGAATGGTGGAGCTGGAAAAGCTGGAAGGCGCTTTCAACAAGAGCAAATCCGAAAGCTCCCAGCTGCACACCAGCCTGGATAAAGAGAAGGCCCTGAGCCGAGACCTGTTCAATGAGCTGGAAGCAGTAAAGGCTCGCGTGAAGGAGCTGGAGTCCTCTGAAGCCAGGCTGGGGAAGagtgagttcaacttgaaagATGATCTGACGAAGCTGAAGTCCTTCACTGTGATGCTGGTGGACCAGAGGAGGGGGGTGGCCGAGAAGCTCAACCAAGAAGAGCAAAAAGTCAATGAACTCAACAACAAGCTCAAGGAGGAGCAGAGCAAGACCACTGAGGTGACGGAGAAGCTGATAGAAGAGAGTAAAAAGCTCCTCAAACTGAAGTCAGAGATGGAGGAGAAGGTGTCCAGCTTGCTCATGGAGAAGGAAGAACTGGTGATGAAGCTGAAGAGTGAGGAACAGAGGTCCAGTGAGCTGAACCACCACCTCAGCTTGCTGAAGAAGAGGCTAGACGAGGACGAGAGTGACGCTCTGAGAAATCGGGCCACCCCAGAGGCTGAGCGTCTGGCTGAGGAAGCCCAGCCTGACAGCCTCAAACTGAGGGAGCTGACGCTGGAGGTGGAGCAGCTGAGGGGCCGGCTGCGGCAGCTGGAGGTGGTGGAGGGCGACCTGATGAAGACGGAGGATGAATTCGACCGGCTCGAGCAGAGGTACCGGAGCGAGCGGGACAAGGCCGACCAGCTGAGCCAGCAGCTGGAGGAGATGCGGCAGCAGGTCCGCCGGAGCGAGCAGGGAGAGGGTGGCGGCGCCAGGGAGGCCGAGGCGCGGGGCAGGCTGCGGCTGGAGGAGGCCCGGAGCCGCGAGCTGGCGGCCGAGGTGGGGGCGCTCAAGGAGAAGATCCACGAGCTGATGCAGAAGGAAGACCAGCTGTCCCAGCTGCAGGCCGAGTACACGCGGCTGCAGAGGCACTGCCAGCGGGAGGAGGACCGCAACAAGGACATGGGCCTGGAGGTGGTCAGCCTGGCCCGCGAGCTGGAGCTGTCCAGGCGCTGCAGCCGCGCCCTCCGACCCAGCGCGGACGGCCGCCGCATGCTGGAGGTGCCGCTCGCCTCCACCGCCGTGCAGACGGATGGCGCGGCCGCCGAGCAGGATGACCGCAACACCACGGCCGTCTTCATCCGCCAGTCGGTGCAGGAGGAGAACCACCTGATGAGCCACCTGCGCCAAGGCAGCCTGAAGAGACAGCCGGCCGTGCTTGAGCGTTACCCGCTGGCCACCGGCGAGCCGGGCCTGCGCCGTTCCTGGGTGCCCTGGTCCAAGCGGCGGGAGGCGGGCACTGGCCCCGGCAAGCCGCTGCTCGTGTCTGGCAAGCAAGGGCAGCCGCTCCACATCCGCGTGACGCCAGAACAGTGCGGCAGCACGGCCACGCTGGAGATCACCAGCCCGGCAGCCGACGACTTCTTCTCCAGCAGCGCTGTCATTCCCACGCTGGGGCCCCACAAGCCTCGCAtcaccatcatccccgtgcccAAGACCTCCGAAGGCCACTTCTCGCCCGAGCGCCCGGCCTCGCCGGTCACCATCACCACCTTCTCCCGGCCCAGCTCGCCCCCGGGGCGCCCCCACCCCCGGCCAGCCTCCCCCGACGCCTGTCAGTCCCCCATCCAGATCGTGACAGTGAGCACGGCCCCAGGCCCTGAGCCAGCCCAGGGCCCCGAGCCGCAGGAGCTGCAGGTGGGCCGGGCCGTGTTCAGGATGAGCCCGGACCAGCAGGGAGCCAGCCGGAGGTACGGCCCCAAGGCCAACATCATCACCACGGAGGACAACAAGATCCACATCCACCTGGGCACCCAGTACAAGCGGCCGGCCAGCGGCGGCTGCCCCGAGCCCGGCGCTCCGCTCATCACGGTGCGGCCGCTCGCCGTGCCCGCCGACGGCAAGGAAGGCTCGGGCACCGTGCTCCGCTCACCCCGCCACTGCACCCCACCCAAGGGCTCTCCCAGCAAGATGACCAGCAGCATCATCATCACCCCAGCCAGCACGTCGCCCACTCGGACCACGCCGGCACTG